One genomic segment of Chitinophaga sancti includes these proteins:
- a CDS encoding response regulator transcription factor — protein sequence MDKISVFLVDDHEIFRNGLKQLINSEPDMEVSGEASTGEDALHTLSSTQPDVVIMDIRMPGINGLETSTALLKASPRTHILFFSLFDEPDYVAAALEMGASGYILKDTSNKIFLNAIRTIYNGKYYFIGEVSDVLVKKYQAARQSAAHPVPQAADISLSRREEQIIRMVNNGLNNKDIAESLGLSIRTIEAHRMNILRKFQVNSIEEVIEYCRSANLLKEE from the coding sequence ATGGATAAAATCTCGGTATTTTTAGTAGACGATCATGAAATCTTCAGGAATGGCTTGAAACAATTGATAAACAGTGAGCCGGATATGGAGGTATCAGGAGAAGCCAGTACTGGCGAAGATGCTTTGCATACCCTGAGCAGTACGCAGCCTGATGTCGTGATTATGGATATCCGGATGCCGGGTATCAATGGTCTGGAAACGAGTACGGCATTGTTAAAGGCGAGTCCGCGCACCCATATCCTGTTCTTTAGTTTATTTGATGAACCGGATTATGTAGCGGCGGCGCTGGAGATGGGGGCAAGTGGGTATATATTGAAGGATACGAGTAATAAGATCTTTTTGAATGCGATCCGGACGATCTATAATGGGAAATACTACTTTATTGGAGAGGTAAGTGATGTATTGGTCAAGAAATACCAGGCGGCAAGGCAGAGTGCAGCACACCCCGTGCCACAGGCGGCGGATATATCATTGTCCAGGAGAGAGGAGCAGATCATCAGAATGGTGAATAATGGACTGAACAACAAAGATATAGCGGAGAGCCTGGGATTGAGTATTAGAACGATAGAGGCCCATAGAATGAATATATTGAGGAAGTTTCAGGTGAATAGTATTGAGGAGGTGATTGAGTATTGCAGGAGTGCGAATTTGTTGAAGGAGGAATAG